A genome region from Wielerella bovis includes the following:
- the yaaA gene encoding peroxide stress protein YaaA, with protein sequence MYFLISPAKNLNETHEFTPKFYSIPPLLEQAEILMQDVRPLAPQQIAELMHVSNKIALLNAERNQAWHTPFTPDNAKLALYLFNGDVYDGIAPRSLNDTQISYIHNHVRILSGLYGLLRPLDLMQPYRLEMGTALANSRGKNLYDFWGDLITERLNQTLQCAADNIVVNLASQEYFKAVKPQKLNARIITPVFQDEKDGKFKIISFYAKRARGLMVRYAAENAVENVEDLKHFDLDGYAFNAASSSEHEWVFQRKAA encoded by the coding sequence ATGTACTTCCTCATTTCCCCAGCCAAAAATTTAAACGAAACCCACGAATTTACCCCCAAATTCTATTCCATTCCACCGCTGCTGGAACAAGCCGAAATCCTGATGCAAGACGTGCGCCCACTCGCGCCACAACAAATTGCCGAATTGATGCACGTTTCCAACAAAATCGCCTTGCTCAATGCCGAGCGCAATCAAGCATGGCACACACCTTTTACGCCCGACAATGCCAAACTCGCGCTGTATTTATTCAACGGCGATGTGTATGACGGCATCGCACCACGCAGCCTGAACGACACACAAATCAGCTATATCCACAACCATGTCCGCATTTTATCTGGGCTATACGGCTTGTTGCGCCCATTGGATTTAATGCAGCCCTATCGCTTGGAAATGGGTACCGCATTAGCCAATTCACGCGGCAAAAATTTGTATGATTTTTGGGGCGATTTGATTACCGAGCGACTCAATCAAACCCTGCAATGTGCCGCCGACAATATTGTGGTGAATTTGGCTTCACAAGAATATTTCAAAGCCGTGAAACCGCAAAAACTCAACGCACGGATTATCACACCCGTTTTCCAAGATGAAAAAGACGGTAAATTTAAAATCATCAGTTTTTATGCTAAACGTGCGCGTGGTTTAATGGTGCGTTATGCGGCGGAAAATGCAGTGGAAAATGTGGAAGATTTGAAACATTTTGATTTAGACGGCTATGCATTTAATGCAGCATCTTCGTCTGAACATGAATGGGTATTTCAACGTAAGGCAGCCTGA
- the kdsA gene encoding 3-deoxy-8-phosphooctulonate synthase — protein MQTVKIQNLTVANQKPFTLFGGINVLEDMDSTLRAAEHYVRVTEKLGIPYVFKASFDKANRSSVHSYRGVGLDEGMKIFARVKQEFGCPVITDVHEPYQCAPVAEVCDVLQLPAFLARQTDLVAAMAKTGAVINIKKPQFLSPAQMKNIVEKFHEAGNQQIILCERGAQFGYDNLVVDMLGFGVMKKTCADAPVIFDVTHSLQQRESGAAASGGRRAQVLDLALAGMATGLAGLFLESHENPDKARCDGPSALPLALLEAFLTRVKAVDDLVKSFEPLNIA, from the coding sequence ATGCAAACCGTCAAAATCCAAAATCTTACTGTTGCTAATCAAAAACCGTTTACTTTATTCGGCGGCATCAATGTGTTAGAAGATATGGACAGCACTTTACGCGCTGCGGAACATTATGTCCGTGTAACCGAAAAACTCGGCATTCCCTATGTTTTCAAAGCTTCTTTTGACAAAGCCAATCGTTCGTCTGTGCATTCATATCGCGGCGTGGGTTTGGACGAAGGCATGAAGATTTTTGCGCGTGTGAAACAAGAATTTGGTTGTCCCGTGATTACCGATGTGCATGAACCATATCAATGCGCCCCTGTTGCCGAAGTGTGCGATGTGTTGCAACTGCCTGCATTTTTGGCGCGTCAAACCGATTTGGTGGCAGCGATGGCGAAAACAGGCGCGGTTATCAACATCAAAAAACCGCAATTTTTATCGCCTGCACAAATGAAAAATATTGTGGAAAAATTCCACGAGGCGGGCAATCAGCAAATTATTTTATGCGAACGTGGCGCACAATTTGGTTACGATAATTTGGTGGTGGATATGTTGGGTTTTGGCGTGATGAAAAAAACCTGTGCCGATGCGCCTGTGATTTTTGACGTAACCCATTCGCTGCAACAACGTGAAAGTGGTGCAGCTGCATCGGGTGGTCGCCGTGCGCAAGTGTTGGATTTGGCGTTGGCAGGCATGGCGACAGGTTTGGCTGGTTTATTTTTGGAAAGCCACGAAAATCCTGATAAAGCGCGTTGTGATGGTCCAAGTGCGTTGCCATTGGCGTTGCTGGAAGCATTTTTAACACGCGTGAAAGCGGTTGATGATTTGGTAAAATCGTTTGAGCCGTTGAATATTGCGTAA
- a CDS encoding glycosyltransferase family 2 protein, with amino-acid sequence MKPALSIIVPCYNVQHYVQAALQSIVDNMQPENHARAEIIIINDGATDQTAEKIAQFVSGCPIAYQVITQKNAGLSAARNTGMAAAQGDYWLFLDSDDMYHHHTLDKILSVIDAHAPDIIEFNATIFYGEHDWQTHTLYHAYFADVAQMQVESAKIYRAFEENRWYVWSRCYHKKLFTNQQFEIGKLYEDFMTIPYLYPQAQFIFRLPESLLAYRQNHSSITANVSHRHIADIFYGLQKAIRAETELPTYRTMWAMLQLKTWRLIVAYCVKKFLQTREWTYLQHIPHFRAQTRAEFGRDYGWQLGYFARVIIKRLREKIIK; translated from the coding sequence ATGAAGCCCGCCTTATCCATTATCGTGCCATGTTACAACGTGCAACACTACGTTCAGGCTGCCCTACAATCCATTGTGGACAATATGCAGCCTGAAAACCACGCGCGCGCCGAAATCATCATCATCAACGATGGTGCAACCGACCAAACCGCTGAAAAAATTGCCCAATTTGTTTCAGGCTGCCCGATTGCGTATCAAGTTATCACACAAAAAAACGCAGGTTTATCCGCCGCGCGCAACACAGGCATGGCAGCAGCACAAGGCGATTATTGGCTGTTTTTGGATAGCGATGATATGTATCATCATCACACTTTGGACAAAATCCTTTCCGTGATTGATGCACACGCACCCGACATCATTGAATTTAATGCCACCATTTTTTACGGCGAACACGATTGGCAAACACACACTTTGTATCACGCCTATTTTGCCGATGTCGCACAAATGCAGGTGGAAAGTGCCAAAATCTATCGCGCTTTTGAAGAAAATCGCTGGTATGTTTGGTCGCGCTGTTATCACAAAAAATTATTTACTAATCAGCAATTTGAAATCGGAAAATTGTATGAAGATTTCATGACTATTCCCTATTTGTATCCACAAGCACAATTTATTTTCAGGCTGCCTGAAAGTTTATTGGCTTATCGCCAAAATCACAGCAGCATTACCGCCAATGTTTCGCATCGCCACATCGCCGATATTTTTTACGGTTTACAAAAAGCCATTCGGGCCGAAACCGAATTGCCGACTTATCGCACCATGTGGGCAATGTTGCAGCTTAAAACATGGCGGCTGATTGTCGCCTATTGCGTGAAAAAATTTTTGCAGACCCGCGAATGGACATATTTGCAGCATATACCCCATTTTCGGGCGCAAACCCGTGCCGAATTTGGGCGCGATTATGGCTGGCAACTCGGCTATTTTGCGCGTGTCATCATCAAGCGATTGCGCGAGAAAATCATCAAATAA
- the gmhB gene encoding D-glycero-beta-D-manno-heptose 1,7-bisphosphate 7-phosphatase: MKLIILDRDGVINHDSDKFIKSTEEWQPIDGSMDAIAFLTQADYTVVVATNQSGIARGYFSVHTLNEMHNKMHKLVRQAGGEISGIWFCPHMADHHCDCRKPKAGMIVDILDRFQAVASETYLVGDSLRDLQAIDAVGGKAVLVKTGKGMKTLEKDSDKLPANTLIFDDLLMFAKYLVRPNQPSQNPSA, translated from the coding sequence ATGAAACTCATCATTTTAGACCGCGATGGCGTGATTAACCACGACAGCGACAAATTCATCAAATCCACCGAAGAATGGCAACCAATAGACGGCAGCATGGACGCGATTGCCTTTTTAACCCAAGCCGATTACACCGTTGTTGTTGCCACCAATCAATCAGGCATTGCGCGTGGCTATTTTAGCGTACACACGCTCAACGAAATGCACAATAAAATGCACAAACTCGTGCGCCAAGCAGGTGGCGAAATCAGCGGCATTTGGTTTTGCCCACACATGGCAGACCACCATTGCGATTGTCGCAAACCCAAAGCTGGAATGATTGTGGATATTTTGGATAGATTTCAAGCCGTTGCCAGTGAAACTTATTTGGTCGGCGACAGCTTGCGTGATTTGCAAGCGATTGATGCCGTTGGCGGCAAAGCTGTGCTGGTCAAAACAGGCAAAGGCATGAAAACATTGGAAAAAGACAGCGATAAATTGCCAGCCAATACCTTAATTTTTGACGATTTACTCATGTTTGCAAAATATCTTGTCCGTCCCAATCAACCCAGCCAAAATCCCAGTGCATGA
- a CDS encoding DUF4149 domain-containing protein, with amino-acid sequence MRRFSALLISIWLGLHIGFGCIAAPTIFARLETLPNGKVLAGTIAGTLFHTVNLFGIVAWLIIFFIAKSDNQRMTYRKSRVPMWTGLLLLLLGINEFLITPVIAALRDQRSNWLHDIIGGRFGLWHGTSYILYFIVATIGLGLCIRLLRLDNPYR; translated from the coding sequence ATGCGCCGCTTTTCCGCCCTACTTATCAGTATTTGGCTGGGTTTACACATCGGTTTTGGTTGCATCGCCGCCCCTACCATTTTTGCCCGACTGGAAACCTTGCCCAACGGCAAAGTGTTGGCAGGCACCATTGCAGGCACCCTGTTTCACACCGTCAATTTGTTTGGCATCGTTGCATGGCTCATCATCTTTTTCATCGCCAAAAGCGACAATCAACGCATGACCTATCGCAAAAGCCGCGTTCCCATGTGGACAGGTTTATTGCTGCTGTTGCTTGGTATAAACGAATTTTTGATTACCCCCGTCATCGCCGCCTTGCGCGACCAACGTAGCAACTGGCTACACGACATCATTGGCGGACGTTTTGGTTTATGGCACGGCACTTCCTATATTCTTTATTTTATCGTCGCCACCATCGGTTTAGGCTTGTGCATCCGCCTATTGCGATTGGATAATCCATACCGATAA
- a CDS encoding glycosyltransferase, with protein MLNFSVLLSLYHQEQPENLRQCLTSLREQTVRADEIIIVFDGTISPELENIVHDFQAALPIHIFRLPHNVGLGKALNIGIQHCTHEWIFRMDTDDIAVANRFALQTEFLAQHPHVQLLGGQISEFDDAQPNKQPENRIVPQTHDEIIQFSKKRNPFNHMTVAYRKTAVQAAGGYQHHWYMEDYNLWLRMLANGVQAANLPDILVHARTGAAMLQRRRGWQYMVSEWQLCSLKRRLNVQNHASALYYFILRTLPRLLPTSCLKFAYRLLRKS; from the coding sequence ATGCTAAACTTTTCCGTCCTTTTATCGCTGTATCACCAAGAGCAGCCTGAAAACCTGCGCCAATGTCTCACCAGTTTACGCGAGCAAACCGTACGCGCAGATGAAATCATCATCGTTTTTGATGGCACGATTTCGCCCGAATTGGAAAATATTGTGCATGATTTTCAGGCTGCCTTACCCATTCATATTTTCAGGCTGCCGCATAATGTGGGTTTAGGCAAAGCCCTAAATATTGGCATACAACATTGCACACACGAATGGATTTTCCGCATGGATACAGACGATATTGCCGTAGCCAACCGTTTTGCGCTGCAAACCGAATTTTTAGCGCAACATCCGCATGTGCAACTATTGGGCGGACAAATCAGCGAATTTGATGATGCACAACCCAATAAGCAGCCTGAAAACCGCATCGTGCCACAAACGCATGATGAAATTATCCAATTTTCCAAAAAACGTAATCCATTCAATCATATGACGGTTGCTTATCGCAAAACAGCCGTACAGGCAGCAGGCGGTTATCAACATCATTGGTATATGGAAGATTACAATTTATGGTTGCGGATGCTGGCAAACGGCGTGCAAGCTGCCAATTTGCCCGATATTTTGGTGCATGCGCGAACGGGGGCTGCCATGTTGCAACGGCGGCGCGGTTGGCAATATATGGTCAGCGAATGGCAATTATGCAGCCTGAAACGGCGATTGAATGTTCAGAATCATGCGAGTGCGTTATACTATTTTATTTTGCGAACTTTGCCGCGCTTATTGCCCACATCTTGCTTGAAATTTGCCTATCGTTTATTACGAAAATCTTGA
- the lptC gene encoding LPS export ABC transporter periplasmic protein LptC codes for MSRFRSLIFPLALALILGGLSAWLGRISEIVVEEVKLDPAQPQYLITGVHGQRFDISGSLKEKLDAPRAWQLPDQKNVYFEQPLLQLFQQGVHQYSVTANHARYEMESKKVFLEQNVVLNKGADAQRPAAKVQTDNLIVNTVSEVAQTDAPVHYQYGQSSGTSVGMVYDNQNGLLNLPSQVRALIYDPKHNP; via the coding sequence ATGAGCCGCTTTCGCAGTTTGATTTTTCCATTGGCTTTGGCGTTGATTTTGGGCGGATTAAGCGCGTGGCTGGGACGCATCAGCGAAATTGTGGTGGAAGAAGTCAAACTTGACCCTGCGCAACCGCAATATTTGATTACAGGTGTACACGGGCAGCGTTTTGATATTTCAGGCAGCCTGAAAGAAAAATTGGACGCACCACGCGCTTGGCAATTACCCGACCAAAAAAATGTGTATTTTGAACAACCTTTGTTGCAATTATTTCAACAAGGTGTGCATCAATACAGCGTTACCGCAAACCATGCACGTTATGAAATGGAAAGCAAAAAAGTTTTTTTGGAACAAAATGTTGTGCTGAATAAAGGAGCAGATGCACAACGTCCTGCGGCAAAAGTGCAAACCGATAATCTAATAGTGAATACTGTCAGCGAAGTGGCACAAACCGATGCGCCCGTGCATTATCAATATGGACAGTCCAGCGGTACATCGGTTGGCATGGTGTACGATAACCAAAACGGGCTGCTGAATTTGCCGTCCCAAGTGAGAGCTTTGATTTATGACCCGAAACACAATCCTTAA
- a CDS encoding sugar transferase, with protein MKPTPSLFLRLIYGILLIAATLKLYLFAKDISPTDPKVINSIIICMIAYTFAVLSITTFRAFPGKQSWLHILPAVGIAYSSVFAICGFLFITFSNSFILVNGLFAALTLLVDFYFSRRRTPCMAYIPVGRANHAEHIPNVNWQRLDTPQLPTNKLRAIVADLHSPDLSADWQRFLADCTLQGIAVYNIRQIEESLTGRVKIRHMYENDLGSLLPSPRYMLVKRLLDIVLIISTAWLTLPIMLATALAIRMESSGSVLFVQNRVGQGGREFKIYKFRSMCMDSEKAGAQLAQIGDARITRVGKFIRKTRLDELPQFFNILRGDMSLIGPRPEQKAFVDKFNENIPFYNYRHIVKPGLSGWAQVTQGYAGNEDETQIKLEHDFYYIKHFSLSLDILIIFKTIKTILTGFGAR; from the coding sequence ATGAAGCCTACCCCGTCCCTATTCCTGCGTTTAATTTACGGCATATTGCTCATCGCCGCCACGCTGAAACTCTATCTGTTCGCCAAAGACATCAGCCCCACCGACCCCAAAGTCATCAACAGCATCATTATCTGCATGATTGCCTACACCTTCGCCGTGCTATCCATTACCACATTTCGCGCCTTCCCTGGTAAACAATCATGGCTGCACATTTTGCCAGCAGTCGGCATTGCATACAGCAGCGTATTTGCCATTTGCGGTTTTTTGTTTATCACTTTTTCCAACAGTTTTATATTGGTCAATGGCTTGTTTGCCGCACTAACCTTGCTGGTTGATTTTTATTTCAGTCGCCGCCGCACACCATGCATGGCATATATTCCCGTTGGTCGCGCCAATCATGCCGAGCATATTCCCAATGTAAACTGGCAACGTTTGGACACCCCCCAGTTACCCACAAACAAACTACGCGCCATTGTCGCCGATTTACACAGCCCCGATTTAAGCGCAGACTGGCAACGTTTTCTCGCCGATTGCACCCTACAAGGCATCGCCGTGTACAATATCCGCCAAATTGAAGAATCGCTGACAGGGCGCGTCAAAATCCGCCATATGTACGAAAACGACTTGGGTTCGCTGCTGCCCAGTCCACGCTATATGTTAGTCAAACGGCTGCTGGACATCGTGCTGATTATCAGCACCGCATGGCTAACCCTGCCCATCATGCTTGCCACCGCGCTTGCCATTCGCATGGAAAGTTCAGGCAGCGTCTTATTTGTACAAAATCGCGTGGGGCAAGGCGGACGCGAGTTCAAAATTTACAAATTTCGCAGCATGTGCATGGATTCCGAAAAAGCAGGCGCACAATTAGCGCAAATCGGCGATGCACGCATTACCCGCGTAGGCAAATTTATCCGCAAAACCCGTTTAGACGAATTACCCCAATTTTTCAATATCTTGCGTGGCGATATGAGTTTGATTGGTCCACGTCCCGAACAAAAAGCATTTGTGGACAAATTCAACGAAAATATCCCATTTTACAATTATCGCCACATTGTTAAACCTGGTTTATCAGGCTGGGCGCAAGTTACACAAGGTTATGCGGGCAACGAAGATGAAACACAAATCAAGCTGGAACACGATTTTTATTACATCAAACATTTTTCATTGTCGTTGGATATTTTGATTATTTTCAAAACCATCAAAACCATTTTGACTGGTTTTGGCGCACGATAA
- the menA gene encoding 1,4-dihydroxy-2-naphthoate octaprenyltransferase → MHTIIQLARPRTLPLSIAIVCTAHALAWHNSGARFSIFVLSLLTVLLLQITSNIANDYGDGIRGTDKHRSPNAPRRLTATGSLEPHIVRRYLYTAVCACIISGIALLCSSLHSAHDWLIFLLLGASAIVAAIAYTVGRYAYGYHALGEVAVFLTFGLLGVQGNYYLQTHTLNTAVWLPAIGSGLLAAAVLHINNMRDLSSDKLAGKQTLANILGFSGSLKLHFVLILGGLLCYALYAVKVWHSLPWIIFFPYVYTHLRRVWHTENSEQIGTELVYVVKIHLMVNLLFSFGLYLD, encoded by the coding sequence ATGCACACCATTATCCAACTCGCCCGACCGCGTACCCTACCCTTATCCATTGCCATTGTTTGCACCGCGCACGCACTCGCATGGCACAACAGCGGTGCACGATTCTCCATTTTTGTACTGTCGCTGCTGACCGTATTGCTGCTGCAAATCACGTCCAATATCGCCAACGATTACGGCGATGGCATACGCGGCACGGATAAACATCGCAGCCCCAACGCACCGCGCCGTTTAACCGCCACAGGCAGCCTGGAACCACATATTGTGCGCCGTTATTTGTACACCGCCGTGTGCGCCTGCATCATCAGCGGCATTGCGTTATTGTGCAGCAGTTTGCACAGCGCACACGATTGGTTGATTTTCCTGCTACTCGGCGCAAGCGCGATTGTTGCCGCGATTGCCTACACAGTTGGACGCTATGCCTACGGTTATCACGCGCTGGGCGAAGTAGCGGTATTTTTGACATTCGGCTTACTCGGCGTGCAGGGCAATTATTATTTGCAAACGCACACGCTCAATACAGCGGTGTGGTTGCCCGCCATCGGCAGCGGTTTATTGGCGGCGGCGGTGTTGCACATCAACAATATGCGCGATTTAAGCAGCGATAAATTAGCGGGTAAACAAACCCTTGCCAATATTTTAGGCTTTTCAGGCAGCCTGAAACTGCATTTTGTATTGATTTTGGGCGGATTATTGTGTTACGCCTTGTATGCCGTCAAAGTCTGGCACAGTTTGCCATGGATAATCTTTTTTCCCTATGTTTACACACATCTACGCCGCGTGTGGCACACCGAAAATAGTGAACAAATCGGTACAGAATTGGTGTATGTGGTTAAAATACATTTAATGGTTAATTTATTGTTTTCCTTTGGTTTATATTTAGATTAA
- a CDS encoding KpsF/GutQ family sugar-phosphate isomerase yields the protein MKTQYLNWAKSAMQVEEAAIREVANSLNDTFIQAADAMLHCTGRVIITGMGKSGHIGRKMSATLASTGTPSYFVHPAEAAHGDLGMIVDGDVVVALSNSGESDEILAIIPALKRKNTTLICITSNPQSSMAKHADIHIQAAVSQEACPLGLAPTSSTTAVLALCDALAIVLLKARQFTSEDFALSHPAGSLGRRLLMTVRDVMHSGDYLPIVATGTLLKSAVVIMSEKGLGMLAVVEQSGSLKGILTDGDLRRLFETHDTFANLTVDDVMKPNPITISPDKLASEAVKVMQHRRINGLLVCDEHGTLVGALNMNDLLQARVV from the coding sequence ATGAAAACCCAATATCTCAACTGGGCAAAATCTGCCATGCAAGTGGAAGAAGCCGCCATTCGTGAAGTTGCCAATAGTCTTAATGATACGTTTATTCAGGCTGCCGATGCCATGCTGCATTGTACGGGGCGTGTGATTATTACGGGCATGGGTAAATCTGGACACATTGGACGCAAAATGTCCGCCACGTTGGCTTCCACAGGTACGCCATCGTATTTTGTTCACCCAGCCGAAGCGGCACACGGCGATTTGGGTATGATTGTAGATGGCGATGTGGTGGTGGCATTGTCTAATTCAGGCGAAAGCGATGAAATTTTGGCGATTATCCCTGCTTTGAAACGTAAAAATACCACATTAATTTGTATCACTTCCAATCCTCAATCCAGCATGGCAAAACATGCAGATATTCACATTCAGGCTGCCGTATCACAAGAAGCCTGTCCTTTGGGCTTGGCACCTACTTCCAGTACTACTGCGGTGCTTGCTTTGTGCGATGCTTTGGCGATTGTGTTGCTTAAAGCGCGACAGTTTACATCGGAAGATTTTGCGTTGAGCCACCCAGCGGGTAGTTTAGGGCGGCGATTGTTGATGACGGTGCGCGATGTGATGCATTCGGGCGATTATTTGCCGATTGTGGCGACAGGTACTTTGTTGAAAAGCGCGGTTGTGATTATGAGCGAAAAAGGTTTGGGTATGCTTGCCGTTGTGGAACAATCGGGCAGCCTGAAAGGTATCTTGACCGATGGCGATTTACGCCGCTTGTTTGAAACGCACGACACGTTTGCTAATTTAACTGTTGATGATGTGATGAAACCTAATCCGATTACGATTTCTCCCGATAAATTGGCGAGTGAAGCTGTGAAAGTGATGCAACATCGGCGCATCAATGGCTTGCTGGTATGCGATGAGCACGGCACGCTGGTTGGTGCGTTGAATATGAATGATTTGTTGCAAGCAAGGGTTGTTTAG
- a CDS encoding FMN-binding negative transcriptional regulator — protein sequence MFISTSAFEQTQWQEIQQFIVDYPLATLITQTIDGIQAAHIPMILQQKENSETVLIGHIAHANPIWQSNFNDSEWLAIFNTNGHYITPNWYPEKHITHRAVPTWNFQAVHVRGKLNFLDDTAAVLAMQTDVWEHQLPNNSAWKLNDAPEDYLQSMYGAIVCFEMSMDSVQAQFKLSQNKSAETRSSIAHNLRQTGTHEATHMADLIEKYSPK from the coding sequence ATGTTTATTTCCACGTCCGCGTTTGAACAAACACAATGGCAAGAAATTCAACAGTTTATCGTAGATTATCCACTTGCCACACTCATCACACAAACCATTGATGGTATTCAGGCTGCCCATATCCCAATGATTTTGCAACAAAAAGAAAATAGCGAAACTGTGTTAATTGGACACATCGCCCATGCCAATCCCATTTGGCAAAGCAATTTTAATGACAGCGAATGGTTGGCGATATTCAATACCAATGGACATTACATCACGCCAAATTGGTATCCCGAAAAACACATTACCCATCGTGCTGTACCGACGTGGAATTTTCAGGCTGTACATGTGCGTGGCAAATTGAATTTTTTGGACGACACAGCGGCGGTTTTGGCAATGCAAACCGATGTATGGGAACACCAATTACCCAATAACTCTGCATGGAAATTAAACGATGCGCCCGAAGATTATTTACAAAGCATGTACGGTGCGATTGTCTGCTTTGAAATGAGCATGGATTCCGTGCAAGCACAGTTTAAATTGAGCCAAAATAAATCAGCCGAAACGCGTTCTAGTATCGCACATAATTTGCGTCAAACAGGGACACACGAAGCCACACACATGGCTGATTTGATTGAAAAATATTCTCCAAAATAA
- a CDS encoding KdsC family phosphatase, with protein sequence MFSHLPQDLIARAKNIKLLIMDVDGVLTSAQLFIGNNGEITKAFNTLDGHGIRMLQDSGVQTAIITARSDEAVAARAKQLGITHYFYGAHDKKEAYEKLRELANVREDECAMVGDDVIDLPVMVRCGLPIAVATAHDFVKQYAAWVTQKNGGFGAVREVTDLLMFAQETLLPKLNEYTR encoded by the coding sequence ATGTTTTCACATCTCCCACAAGACCTTATTGCACGCGCCAAAAACATCAAATTATTGATTATGGACGTGGACGGCGTTTTAACCAGCGCACAATTATTCATCGGCAATAACGGCGAAATCACCAAAGCATTCAACACATTAGACGGACATGGCATTCGTATGCTGCAAGACAGCGGCGTACAAACCGCAATCATCACCGCACGCAGCGATGAAGCCGTTGCTGCGCGCGCCAAACAATTAGGTATCACACATTATTTTTATGGCGCACACGACAAAAAAGAAGCCTATGAAAAATTACGCGAATTAGCCAATGTACGCGAAGATGAATGCGCAATGGTTGGCGATGATGTGATTGATTTGCCTGTGATGGTACGTTGCGGTTTACCGATTGCGGTGGCGACCGCGCATGATTTTGTCAAACAATACGCGGCGTGGGTAACGCAAAAAAATGGCGGCTTTGGTGCGGTGCGCGAAGTAACCGATTTATTGATGTTTGCTCAAGAAACCTTGTTGCCCAAGTTAAACGAGTACACCCGATGA
- the lptA gene encoding lipopolysaccharide transport periplasmic protein LptA, whose product MTRNTILKHTILAVTLFSGCLNAYALESDRNQPISIEADQASLDQKNQVTVFSGNVIVKQGTLNMRAAAVRVTQDKSGNQTMSAQGSPAYFRQQLDNNKGLAEGWGNRMEYVSKDNMVKLIGNAKVQRGGDMAQGEAISYNTRTEVYTVLGGAATGNKNGRRVHVIIQPNNKK is encoded by the coding sequence ATGACCCGAAACACAATCCTTAAACACACGATTTTGGCAGTAACCTTGTTTTCAGGCTGCCTGAATGCTTATGCGTTGGAAAGCGACCGCAATCAACCCATTTCCATTGAAGCCGACCAAGCATCGCTTGACCAAAAAAATCAAGTTACGGTGTTTTCGGGCAATGTGATTGTGAAACAAGGCACGCTGAATATGCGTGCGGCAGCGGTGCGCGTAACACAAGATAAATCAGGCAATCAAACCATGAGCGCGCAAGGCAGCCCTGCCTATTTTCGTCAACAATTGGACAATAATAAAGGGCTTGCCGAAGGTTGGGGTAACCGCATGGAATACGTTTCCAAAGACAATATGGTTAAACTGATTGGCAATGCCAAAGTACAACGCGGTGGCGACATGGCGCAAGGCGAAGCGATTAGTTACAACACACGCACCGAAGTCTATACTGTGTTGGGCGGCGCAGCGACAGGCAATAAAAACGGGCGACGTGTTCATGTGATTATTCAGCCAAATAATAAAAAATAA